Part of the Brachyhypopomus gauderio isolate BG-103 chromosome 17, BGAUD_0.2, whole genome shotgun sequence genome, ATTTACATATTTCAGATGTTTGCTGCATGGCGGAGGACACCAACAAcagtagtttgtgtgtgtgtgtgagagagagagagagagagagagagtagaaatAAATGACTTTAGGATAAAAAATGGCCACATGAACTGATGACTAACCTGTTCACATGTCTCTTTGGCCACAAGTGTAAGAGACTGACTTCATTCTGACGAGCAAACATGAATCATCCTGAATTGCCAAATTACCCTATTTCTGTTTTTGCTTACACTAGGTGGATGTCGTCTGTTAAAGCCTGCTAGACTGACATTAGTTCAAAAGTGACATTAGTTCGGTTGTGTTTTTAGTTgtcttattttttgtatttagTGGTATATTAATTAGTTACTTTTAGAATGATCTATAAAATTGTTTATCCATTAAATAACTTGTTGTCTATACAGAACTGTGACGATGTGGTTATACAGAAAGCATCACAGTCTAGCACTGGAAATTACAGTAGCATCCGTACATGGTACGTTGCTCTTAGGGTAAATATGGTTTATTAAAGATAGGCCTGAAATAGAATTCTTCATTGGTTGCAGAATTTCAAATAATTTAGTTCTaagatttttaaataatttccaACCCAACCATATTTCAAAATGACCACAACTCTTCAAGCTTGTGCTAATTATTATAACTCTAGAAATAAGCTAAAGCTACAGtgggcatggacgtaattttgatttcaaaagtgggggggacatagattcgtcgctatttaaatatttggttttaaccgtaaaaactgggggggaccaaaaccggcttttgaaaaagtgggtcGTCCTGTCttcataacccccccccccccccccccccccaaattacgtccgtggtagTGGGGCCTACATCATCTACAAGTATTTCATCAGACCTCAGTGCTTTGTAAATATGATAATAAAGTTGACCTAATCCTGTTACCCTTGGGGCCTCTGTTCTCTGCCCTGTGCGTGCAAGAGTGTGTTTATGTTCTCACTCATAAAGAAGAGGACGCCATGGATATTGTAGTACAGCTAAAATACATTTGCCTGGAGTACTTTAGTTCTGTTTCCGAATAAGACACTTTGCCCTGTATTTGTATACGTTCACTGTAAGGCTTAAAAGGCGACTATACCCGTTTGTTTTATGCCACAAACGACTCAATGTCCGGTCCATATTCTGGTATAACTACATATCCCACAATTCCAAGTAACTCGAACTGCAGCGTTGTCATTGCGGACGTGTGAACCCGATACGTCTGCATGGGGGGGAAGTCAGTGTAATGAACGGTATCGTTGTCGTATTCATGGTTGTATGTTATGTTTTGCTAACTGGATGGTGTTACATTTAAATGCACCAGAGATCGTCTAATGTTTTTTGGAGTTACGCGATTTGCCGTTAGTGTTTCAACGTTGCCAGGAGCTCCGTGAGGAACCCTTTAACGTCCACTAGATATCTCCGGCTGTTCGGCCACCACAGCAGGCGGATTTGTGGCTGTTCTCACGTTATGATGCCTCGGGATAATATGACCTCGCTTATTCAAAAAATTGCCAGACAAGCCCTCACGACGTTCCGCAACAACTCTCCTGCTGGAGAGAACAAGGTGTTTTTGGAGAACCACAACAAACTAAGGAGCCTTCTGGCAGAAGTCAGGGCGGCAGATTTGAGGATCGCACCTCGCCACGCAGAGAGCAGCCCGGCGCCTGTGCCCCTGCACGGTCCGCCCGTCACTTACATGCACATCTGCGAGACCGACTCCTTCAGCATGGGGGTGTTTCTGCTCAAGCACGGAACCTGCATCCCGCTCCACGATCACCCGGGCATGTACGGCCTGATTAAAGTGCTTTATGGCAAGGTCAGAGTTAGTTGTTTCGACAAACTGGACGCGTCCCCCGACGGTGCCAGCGGCGTGCAGCTCAGCCCACCATTGCTCTCCTTCCAGAAAAGTTCTGTGCGGCTGTCGGTGCGTGGATCAGTGGGGGAATACACGGAGGAGAACACGCCATGTGTCTTATCACCATACAGGGACAACGTCCACCAGATCGAGGCCGTTGACGGACCCACCGCCTTCCTTGATATATTGGCGCCTCCCTATAACCCGGACGGCGGGAGGGACTGTCACTATTACAAAGTACTGCCGGCCGGTTCCGAGTGCGCAGAGAAAAAAGCGGAGGTTTGGCTCGCGGAAATACCGCAGCCCGGCGAATTCTGGTGTGGAAGTGAACCTTACCCGGGACCAAAGGTCTCTCTCTGAAGGACGCTCGTCTCAGTTAATCATGGGGTTGTACAGATCGCGACCCAAATTGTAAGAAAGCTTGAAAGAGTCGTCAGGTCCAGGACAGCTGTCCTGTTATCGGGACACTGCAGATGCCCCTAATAAGTTGGACTATGAACTCAATAAACAAATACtacttttggtttgtttgtttgtattttattttgttttgttagctTTTTTTTGACCTGTTATGGATCTGCtgctgtttcattatttcagttGTGATTTGCCATGTCTGTTTTGTTAATACGCATAAATATTGATTGTTTAAAACCAAACCGTTTCTAGGTTCTGTATATTTATTGCATTTGACATCGGCTGCATGGTTTGTGACTGGAAATATAATCAGTAGCAGATTACCAAAGAATGTATTGCTTTGACATATTTAGTATTTGTAACAAAGTGGACTGAACTAGATTCCTGCTTTTGGAGCTGATTACGGTACCTTGTGCCCCGATGGTAGAGCAACGAGTCAATGCCATCAAAACTAACGTCTCAGACTACGGAAGTAGACACGGGAAAAATATTTACACGCAACATACAACAGAAAACACTGCTGGAGCTAATCCCTTGATAATTTATTTATGGTCTGTGTTCAGATCTATTCAGACTCTATTCAGAAGGCGTATAACCAAAGACAATAAGGAGTTTGAAACTTTAACAAGGCAAAACTAACACTTGTTAACCTTGAGTTAACTATTATGTACGTGTATGAATAAAACgtgaaatatttaaaaaattggGAGGAACAGCAATGATGAAATCGAGCTTCATAAATTGGCATGCTGTCCGACCAGTGAGATCAGCGCTATATTGTTTTAGATTATCACGTAGAATATTTACAAACGCTAATGTGTGCGAAATATATGGGCTCACGGCCGAAATTTCTGTTATATATATAGTGTCAGGATTACATGTAATCCTGATGACACCTAAAATCTGCACTttgttaaaaacaaacaaataaacaaaaaacaataaaGAATATTTGACAAACAGCAGACTCTAGTGGCAGAAATATGTAATTCatatctgtttttgttttggtttgggggttttgtttttgttttgtcccagCCACTGACTTTGGAAAGAATGCAGTCTGGGTTTATTTGCTATTTGGCCTATTACAACATAACATGTACACAGCCGATACATTTGTTCGCAGACGCACACCTTATAGAGTGACTGTCCCTGTCTTTTCCTACAGAAGACACGTTAGGAGTGCACACGCATAACGAAAATAGACACTGTGGTGAGCACCCAGCTCCACAAATATGATTAAGCATCACTTTGACAGTTAAGATGATTGCGACACTATAATCATTTGCGAGAAAACAAGTTCATAATAGGTTGAATAGCCTATCGTCGAAAATATAATGATCCCCCAATATCTATAAGACTTCCTTATAGATTAGAAGATTATCGGTAAATAGAACAGTAGACATTTACATTGTTATAGGCTAATGATAAAATTGAAAAGCcccattttttttacaaacattgCCCATACTACTGTGAAAAACTCTCATACACAAAACTCATAGCTGCCATTATAATCTGTACTCTCAGAAACACTATATTTCATACTGAAATGTCCAGCGTGGTCTGCCGATAACAAGCTCACGTTTTCAGGGTAAGGAGTCGTCCTGTCTTCTCCAGAATGAACACTCATGTGCCCTCGGCGCGCGACGGCTGTGAAGGAGCAGACGACTTTTTCTCCTTTTGTCTTTGATGGATTTTTGTATGTCTGCGTCGCTCGTCGCTCCTCGCAAACCTTCTGCCACAGACGTCGCAGGAAAACGGTTTCTCCCCCGTGTGCGTCCGAATGTGAGTAGTGAGATGGTCGCTTCGGCTGAAGTTACGCATGCAGATACGACACTGGAAAGGTTTGTGCCCGGTGTGGATCCGAACGTGGCGCGTGAGCTCATCCGAGCGGGAGAACCTGCGGTCGCATCCTTCTGCGGGACACGGGTAGGGCCGTTCATGGACCGGCGTCTTGCAGGGTCGATTTGGGTACTTCCGTGGCCGCAGTATTGGGCGTAATGGCACGTTCTGGGGAGTGAGGTCCGTGGGTGGCCTCGGTCCCTCCACTGGACACGCAAGAGTAAAATTTCTTATGGTGTTCAGAGGAGTGAGAGGCGGGGGGACTCTGATAGATTCCAAAGAGCATGAAAAGGGTTTTCTCTCCTGGAAAACCGGCATGTCCCTTTGGCTGTTACTTTGATAAACTCCCCCGTACTCCGGGATGATAGAGAACAGCGCACCGTCGATAGTGGACTTCGCGCCTGAGTAAGGGGGTGGTGGATATGCAATCTGGCATGAAGAAGTGGACAGATATCCGGACGGGTCCTGGTAAGCGTCCGCGCTACAGGTGTAAGGAGGAGGCGCCGAGTACACGTGCTCCATGTTGTTATCCGTCTCGTGCCCTTTGGAACAACCCGGAGTCCCGGAGAAGTCTGCGAGTCCCGGAGAGGCGGTGCAGAACGGACCCAGGACCGGGGCTTTACCTTGGAGCTCTGCACAGACGAAGTTTATTAATCCCTCCTGCTTCCAGCTCCCGTGTGCGTCCTGTGCGTCGATGGAGATCTTCCCAGTGTAGGCGAGAGGCGAAGTCTGCGTGCTGTGTGGATCTGTAACACACACGAAGCGGTCAGCGCTCAATCCACCTGTTAGATCAAGAAGAAATAGACATTAAAATGTTGTATTCGTTTCTAACATGACGTTTCCCTATGAAGGAGTTTAAAAGTCAGAGTATAGTAGAGTACTTTTACAGATTATTTCATTTCCGCAATACATTGCTGTAGTACCTCGTCAGATCACAGACTTTTTTAATTTGTAGTTTTCCAGAGACCCCTTGACCAAGAAGCACTGTCAGTTAATCCACTATGTCTACTGACAGGCAAACCAATTTTTGGACCGTTCTTTTAAAATCCCTGACGTTAAAATGATGGCTCTCGGGAACTATAACACCCTTTTGAGATCCCGTACACACGTTAAACGTCAGTTGGCCAATACCCATTCCAGAATTAAGTGTAGGTTGAACCGAACCACAGACACCGAGCACTCCTTCACGTCTCCTCACAGGTAAGGCGTGTGCTTACCTACTGACGCCTCATCCAACTGTTCAGTGCCGTTTCCCGCGGCACCATTAGGAAACCCAGTTGGCGGTGCCGTGGGGATTTCATCCATAGGAAAGACCTTCGCTGGAATGGAGCGCAAAAAATCACGTAGCGACTCGGCGACTTTATCCACAATTTCTGCTGTCATTTTTAGTCACGAGAAGTTGTCCAGACGCATTCAGTTGTAGTAATTGAAATAGACTATAAACCAGCATTGTAATTTAGAAAATATGGTGACAATTATTTTTTATGACATCTTAAATTTGATTTAGGGCCTATTCGCTTTTGATAAATAGGCATGTGACGGCCCTTCAGTTGTCGGATGTCAGATAACTGAGTCTCATGTGCTAGTGCATTTAAGAGGCGTCTTTGAATATCCTTTACGTCATTGACCATACATGGACATACGACAAAAAAATCAGGGATGGGCTGGAAATGGACACAAGCTGTGTGACGACAATTGGGAACACTGACCTATTAAGTCCTATCATATAATCTCTCAGCCATTACGACTGTAGTCTCCAGAGTCAGTCTGAAATATTAAACATGTTCGTTTGGTTTTCAGAACTTTGCTTAATTTCTGCACTGACGGAACTTTCTGAAACGAAATCGTGTACCCTGTTAGGAATTCCGGTCGGGTCACACCCATAAATGGTTTTATCCGGCGACCTAAACACGCCCTGTTCGACTAACAAGGAGCGCGTCCGGGAAATTCGACACGGAAAATCGTGTAAAGCAGAGTGAGGTAAAACCACGACAATCGTAACTTCCTGATCGGGCCAATGGAAGAAAGTGATAGGTATTTGATATATTTGGGAACGTTTTCTGGtgttgaaaaatgaaaaaaagaagaaaaaaaagtactgcttacttttttttatatatgaaaaatgTATAAGCAGTactttttccttttttcatatatatatataaactgctAGAATTACCTCAAGCTAACCGCTTTTAAAAAAAATCGATTTAGTTCAAGGCTACACAATCAAATGTTATGCCTTACAGTCACAGCTGTCGCTTGCTGAATTGTAATGACTGGGTCACTGAGAGTGATCCGAAACGTCCTTCTGCCTAATAAAAGACGAGATAAGTCCAAAGCCAGGTGAGAGTAAACTTAATCAACAAACCTGTCGGAACACCTAGCAGGTGTGGACCTACTCTGTGCTCGCGCACAGCCTGTCCGTTATGGGACTGCGGGGAAATGGATCATTTGGACTCCTCATGGAAGACCAGTAACATCACATTTGTGAATATTTCCTGGCTACCATACCG contains:
- the egr2a gene encoding E3 SUMO-protein ligase EGR2a isoform X2, whose product is MTAEIVDKVAESLRDFLRSIPAKVFPMDEIPTAPPTGFPNGAAGNGTEQLDEASVDPHSTQTSPLAYTGKISIDAQDAHGSWKQEGLINFVCAELQGKAPVLGPFCTASPGLADFSGTPGCSKGHETDNNMEHVYSAPPPYTCSADAYQDPSGYLSTSSCQIAYPPPPYSGAKSTIDGALFSIIPEYGGVYQSNSQRDMPVFQERKPFSCSLESIRVPPPLTPLNTIRNFTLACPVEGPRPPTDLTPQNVPLRPILRPRKYPNRPCKTPVHERPYPCPAEGCDRRFSRSDELTRHVRIHTGHKPFQCRICMRNFSRSDHLTTHIRTHTGEKPFSCDVCGRRFARSDERRRHTKIHQRQKEKKSSAPSQPSRAEGT
- the egr2a gene encoding E3 SUMO-protein ligase EGR2a isoform X1; protein product: MTAEIVDKVAESLRDFLRSIPAKVFPMDEIPTAPPTGFPNGAAGNGTEQLDEASVGGLSADRFVCVTDPHSTQTSPLAYTGKISIDAQDAHGSWKQEGLINFVCAELQGKAPVLGPFCTASPGLADFSGTPGCSKGHETDNNMEHVYSAPPPYTCSADAYQDPSGYLSTSSCQIAYPPPPYSGAKSTIDGALFSIIPEYGGVYQSNSQRDMPVFQERKPFSCSLESIRVPPPLTPLNTIRNFTLACPVEGPRPPTDLTPQNVPLRPILRPRKYPNRPCKTPVHERPYPCPAEGCDRRFSRSDELTRHVRIHTGHKPFQCRICMRNFSRSDHLTTHIRTHTGEKPFSCDVCGRRFARSDERRRHTKIHQRQKEKKSSAPSQPSRAEGT
- the adob gene encoding 2-aminoethanethiol (cysteamine) dioxygenase b; this translates as MMPRDNMTSLIQKIARQALTTFRNNSPAGENKVFLENHNKLRSLLAEVRAADLRIAPRHAESSPAPVPLHGPPVTYMHICETDSFSMGVFLLKHGTCIPLHDHPGMYGLIKVLYGKVRVSCFDKLDASPDGASGVQLSPPLLSFQKSSVRLSVRGSVGEYTEENTPCVLSPYRDNVHQIEAVDGPTAFLDILAPPYNPDGGRDCHYYKVLPAGSECAEKKAEVWLAEIPQPGEFWCGSEPYPGPKVSL